From the genome of Impatiens glandulifera chromosome 9, dImpGla2.1, whole genome shotgun sequence, one region includes:
- the LOC124914077 gene encoding inorganic phosphate transporter 1-4-like yields the protein MAKEQLQVLNALDIAKTQWYHFTAIIIAGMGFFTDAYDLFCISLVTKLLGRLYYHHEGDAKPGTLPPNVAAAVNGVAFCGTLTGQLFFGWLGDKMGRKRVYGMTLMIMVICSIASGLSFGNTPKGVMATLCFFRFWLGFGIGGDYPLSATIMSEYANKKTRGAFIAAVFAMQGFGILAGGAVACIVSVAFKTSFPAPAYIVNAAASVVPEADFVWRIILMFGAIPAAMTYYWRMKMPETARYTALVAKNAKQAAADMSKVLQVDLEEDPARATQLAQSTKKEFGLFSKEFLHRHGLHLLGTTSTWFLLDIAFYSQNLFQKDIFSAIGWIPDSRNMNAIEEVFRIARAQTLIALCSTVPGYWFTVLFIDRIGRFTIQLMGFFFMTVFMFALAIPYDHWTHRDNRIGFVVMYSLTFFFANFGPNATTFVVPAEIFPARLRSTCHGISAASGKAGAIIGAFGFLYLAQNKDKAKADKGYPAGIGVKNALIILGFVNLLGFIFTFLVPEAKGRSLEEVAQENNDDNELEMDSRSDNRTVPV from the coding sequence ATGGCTAAAGAACAATTGCAAGTTTTGAATGCTCTTGATATTGCGAAAACACAATGGTATCATTTCACAGCTATTATAATTGCGGGAATGGGTTTTTTCACAGATGCATACGACTTGTTTTGCATCTCGCTTGTTACCAAGTTACTCGGTCGTCTCTACTATCACCATGAAGGCGATGCCAAGCCAGGGACTCTACCTCCTAATGTAGCAGCTGCAGTCAATGGTGTGGCCTTCTGTGGGACTTTGACTGGTCAGCTCTTCTTCGGCTGGCTTGGAGACAAAATGGGTCGGAAGAGGGTCTATGGTATGACCTTGATGATCATGGTCATTTGCTCCATCGCATCTGGACTCTCCTTCGGGAATACTCCTAAAGGAGTCATGGCCACTCTCTGTTTCTTCAGGTTTTGGTTAGGATTTGGGATTGGAGGTGATTATCCCCTTTCAGCCACAATCATGTCTGAATACGCTAACAAGAAGACTCGGGGTGCTTTCATCGCTGCAGTCTTTGCCATGCAGGGATTTGGGATCTTGGCCGGCGGTGCTGTGGCTTGTATAGTCTCTGTCGCGTTTAAAACATCATTCCCTGCGCCTGCTTACATCGTTAACGCCGCTGCATCGGTTGTTCCGGAGGCTGATTTCGTGTGGCGTATAATTCTCATGTTCGGTGCAATTCCAGCTGCCATGACTTATTACTGGCGGATGAAGATGCCTGAAACTGCTCGTTACACGGCTTTAGTTGCCAAGAACGCGAAACAGGCGGCTGCTGACATGTCGAAGGTGTTGCAAGTGGACTTGGAAGAGGATCCGGCTAGAGCTACTCAATTGGCGCAGAGTACTAAGAAGGAGTTCGGGTTGTTTTCAAAGGAGTTCCTTCATCGCCACGGACTTCATTTGCTTGGAACTACAAGTACTTGGTTCTTGTTGGACATAGCTTTCTACAGCCAGAATCTATTCCAAAAGGATATTTTCTCAGCAATCGGGTGGATCCCAGACTCGAGGAATATGAACGCCATAGAAGAGGTTTTCCGCATCGCCAGGGCTCAGACGCTTATTGCGCTATGCAGCACAGTCCCCGGGTACTGGTTCACAGTGTTATTTATAGACAGGATTGGTAGATTTACAATCCAATTGATGGGATTCTTCTTCATGACGGTGTTCATGTTTGCCCTCGCTATTCCATACGATCACTGGACACACAGGGACAATCGGATTGGTTTTGTGGTGATGTACTCCTTGACCTTCTTCTTCGCAAACTTCGGTCCCAATGCAACAACGTTCGTGGTTCCAGCAGAGATTTTCCCGGCAAGGCTGAGATCCACTTGTCATGGGATATCGGCTGCTTCGGGGAAGGCTGGAGCTATAATTGGCGCGTTCGGGTTCTTGTACCTTGCGCAGAACAAGGACAAGGCGAAGGCAGATAAAGGGTACCCTGCTGGGATTGGAGTGAAAAACGCTCTTATCATTTTAGGATTTGTAAACTTGTTGGGATTCATATTCACGTTTTTGGTGCCGGAAGCTAAGGGAAGGTCTTTAGAGGAAGTGGCACAGGAGAATAACGATGACAATGAATTGGAAATGGACTCTAGGAGTGACAACAGGACAGttccagtctaa
- the LOC124914569 gene encoding malate dehydrogenase-like, translated as MAKEPMRVLVTGAAGQIGYALVPMIARGIMLGADQPVILHMLDIAPAAEALNGVKMELVDAAFPLLKGVVATTDAVEACTGVNIAVMVGGFPRKEGMERKDVMTKNVSIYKAQASALEQYAAPNCKVLVVANPANTNALILKEFAPSIPAKNVTCLTRLDHNRALGQISERLNVAVSDVKNAIIWGNHSSTQYPDVNHATVKTAAGWKPVRELIADDDWLNGEFVSTVQQRGAAIIKARKFSSALSAASSACDHIRDWVLGTAEGTWVSMGVYSDGSYDVPAGLIYSFPVTCKDGEWSIFQGLSIDEYSRKKLDLTAEELTEEKALAYSCLS; from the exons ATGGCGAAGGAACCAATGCGCGTACTTGTTACCGGCGCTGCAG GACAAATTGGATATGCTCTTGTTCCGATGATTGCAAGAGGAATCATGCTGGGTGCTGACCAGCCAGTGATTCTTCATATGCTTGATATTGCACCAGCTGCAGAAGCTTTGAATGGAGTGAAAATGGAATTGGTGGATGCTGCATTTCCACTTCTTAAAG GAGTTGTTGCTACAACTGATGCGGTTGAGGCATGCACTGGAGTGAATATTGCAGTCATGGTTGGTGGATTCCCAAGGAAGGAAGGCATGGAAAGGAAAGATGTAATGACAAAGAATGTATCTATCTATAAAGCTCAAGCTTCTGCACTAGAGCAATATGCTGCTCCAAATTGCAAG GTGCTGGTTGTTGCTAACCCAGCTAACACAAATGCATTGATTCTGAAAGAATTTGCACCATCAATCCCTGCTAAGAACGTAACTTGCTTGACAAGGTTGGATCACAACAGGGCTCTTGGACAAATCTCAGAGAGATTGAATGTTGCAGTTAGTGATGTGAAGAATGCCATCATTTGGGGAAATCACTCGTCAACACAATATCCTGATGTTAACCATGCAACTGTTAAGACAGCAGCTGGATGGAAGCCTGTCCGTGAACTTATTGCTGATGATGACTG gTTGAATGGAGAATTCGTTTCTACTGTCCAGCAACGTGGAGCTGCAATTATCAAGGCTAGAAAGTTCTCAAGTGCCTTGTCTGCTGCTAGTTCTGCTTGTGACCACATTCGTGACTGGGTCCTTGGAACAGCTGAG GGGACATGGGTCTCAATGGGTGTATACTCTGATGGATCATATGATGTGCCAGCTGGTCTGATCTATTCTTTTCCCGTCACCTGTAAGGATGGAGAATGGTCCATTTTTCAAG GTCTTTCCATTGATGAGTATTCAAGGAAGAAATTGGATTTAACAGCTGAAGAACTCACTGAGGAGAAGGCTCTTGCATACTCTTGCCTCTCTTGA